The genomic stretch TCGGCGGCGCCGAGAACGTCGCTCTGGAAGGTGTGGACCACGACGGCGTCAGAACCGACGAGACGACCAAGGAGCTGCTCTCGGAGTGGCTGGCCGACGGCTCGTGAACGCCCGTCAGGGCTCGACGGGCCGTCCCTCTTCCGTCGGCGGGGCGACGTGGTCGATGTAGCTCTCCACGTCGGGCTCGTCGACCCGCACCTCGACGTCGATCTCACCGAGCTCGTCGGTCTCGCCGACCGCGAAGTTCACCACGCCCTGGAAGGCGGCCTGTTTCTTGAGCGAGAAGGAGAAGTACTCGCCCGACTGCCGCCGGAAGAACTCGCTGCGGGCGGTGTCGAGGATCTCCTGGCGGTGCAGCAGCTCCGAGAAGTGATCCATCGAGTGGGTCGTCCCGACGAGCTCGCCCTCCCGGGCCTCGAGCTCGGCGTTGGGAAACAGGTTCGCCACGGCGTCCCGGACCCTGTCGGTGACCTCGGTGTCCTCGACGGGCGCGCGGACGGACGCCTCGATCCGGTAGATCATCGTTCGACCCTCCCGGCGAACAGCCCCTCGATCCGCTCGCGAAAGGCCTCGAGCGAGTCGGTGTTCTCGATGGTCACGTCGGCGCGTTCGATCGCCTCGCCCATCCCGAAGCCCAGCTCGCGCTCGTCGCGGGTCTCGAGGTCCTCGGTCTCGGGGTTGTCCCGACCGCGGGTTCCCAGACGCTCCTCGCGGACGTCGAACGGCGCCTCGATCGCGACGAGGGTGAACGCCTCGCCGAAGGCCTCCTCGAAGCGCTCGACCTCCGCGCCCGAGCGGAGCCCGTCGACGAGGACGAGCTCGCTTT from Halalkalicoccus tibetensis encodes the following:
- a CDS encoding RNA-binding domain-containing protein, whose protein sequence is MIYRIEASVRAPVEDTEVTDRVRDAVANLFPNAELEAREGELVGTTHSMDHFSELLHRQEILDTARSEFFRRQSGEYFSFSLKKQAAFQGVVNFAVGETDELGEIDVEVRVDEPDVESYIDHVAPPTEEGRPVEP
- a CDS encoding AAA family ATPase, which produces MRVIGTVGLPGSGKGEAAAVAREKGIPVVTMGDVIRRECRERGLDPADHHGEVAQALREEDGPLAIAERSLPLIEEGLEESELVLVDGLRSGAEVERFEEAFGEAFTLVAIEAPFDVREERLGTRGRDNPETEDLETRDERELGFGMGEAIERADVTIENTDSLEAFRERIEGLFAGRVER